From Methylovorus glucosotrophus:
GTCGATTTTCACCATTGCCAAGTACGGCATTGTGGCGGATATCTTCGAGATACAGGAGGAGCTGCAAGCCCAGCTTGCCTGAGTCCGCGTGTTTCCGCTTTCATCCTGATGTAAAGCGGCCGCCATACCAAACCGCCAGCCCTGGGGCTGGCGGTTTTTTTATTGTGGCATGCCTGAGCCAAGCACTTGATAATTCGCCCTAATCGCCCTATGTATGGGCTTGTGTTCGGGTATAATTACGTTTTTTATCATTTACGTTTATATATAGGATTCGTCATGCCTATTTACGATTATCAATGCACCAGTTGCGGATTCAAAAAAGAAGTCATGCGCAAGGTCAGTGAAGCGACCATGACCACTGCTTGCCCCGAGTGTGGCAAGGAAACCTTTGCCAAGCAGGTGTCGGCCCCCAGCTTTCAGTTGAATGGCACGGGCTGGTATGCCACTGACTTCAAGGGTGGGAGCAGCAAATCCGAAAAAAAGACTGAGGCGGCCGCTGCCGCCTGCAACCCCGGCTGTGCTTGCCACTAACCCCTAAATCAAGAATCCCTACATGAAGCG
This genomic window contains:
- a CDS encoding FmdB family zinc ribbon protein, with translation MPIYDYQCTSCGFKKEVMRKVSEATMTTACPECGKETFAKQVSAPSFQLNGTGWYATDFKGGSSKSEKKTEAAAAACNPGCACH